A genomic region of Gemmata massiliana contains the following coding sequences:
- a CDS encoding DUF1501 domain-containing protein: MSATRRTDCEGFHRRDALTIGSAGILGLTLPGILASEAKAKAANKDRGSGQKAKSVILLWLAGGPATIDMWDNKPDAPEGIRGEFKSIDTKVTGMQLAETFPKTAQVGDKLTIVRSLYHTIPSHGPAAVFMTTGNKPTAALQYPALGSIASKLLKTEVGVPPYVTFGDIRNGGAGQAGYLGTGYNPFIIEGNGGGGRNAGGFSVRGLTLKGTFTLEDLEKRDSLLRKLDTGLGGLDQSNELVDGLDTFHQQALEILKSDKTRKALDLSTEKPATRDLYGNTPFGQGALAARRLVEAGVRFSTVSFGGWDTHSQTFNAHKTRLAPTTDTVLAALIKDLDDRGLLDSTVVMCAGEFGRTPKVNKNSGRDHWARSMACVLAGGGFKRGYVHGSTDASGMAPATEPVTPDDVAGTIFHTLGIAPNTELQTPTGRPVQLFREGKVVEKLLT, encoded by the coding sequence ATGTCCGCGACGCGCCGAACCGACTGCGAAGGCTTCCACCGCCGGGACGCGCTGACCATCGGGTCGGCCGGCATTCTCGGGCTGACGCTCCCGGGCATTCTCGCCTCGGAAGCGAAGGCCAAAGCCGCGAACAAGGACCGCGGGAGCGGCCAAAAGGCCAAGAGCGTCATCCTGCTGTGGCTCGCGGGCGGCCCCGCCACCATCGATATGTGGGACAACAAGCCGGACGCCCCCGAGGGTATTCGCGGCGAGTTCAAGTCGATCGACACGAAGGTGACCGGCATGCAGCTCGCCGAAACCTTCCCGAAGACGGCCCAAGTGGGCGACAAGCTCACCATCGTCCGCTCGCTGTACCACACGATCCCGAGCCACGGCCCCGCCGCCGTGTTCATGACCACCGGGAACAAACCCACCGCGGCGCTCCAGTACCCGGCCCTCGGCTCGATCGCGTCGAAGCTCCTGAAGACGGAAGTCGGCGTTCCGCCCTACGTCACCTTCGGCGACATCCGCAACGGCGGGGCCGGACAAGCCGGGTACCTCGGCACCGGGTACAACCCGTTCATCATCGAGGGCAACGGCGGGGGCGGAAGGAATGCGGGCGGGTTCAGCGTGCGCGGGCTGACGCTCAAGGGCACCTTCACACTGGAAGACCTGGAAAAGCGGGACTCGTTGCTTCGCAAGCTCGACACGGGGTTGGGCGGGCTCGATCAGTCGAACGAACTCGTGGACGGGCTCGACACGTTCCACCAACAGGCGCTCGAGATCCTCAAGAGCGACAAGACCCGCAAGGCACTGGACCTGAGCACGGAGAAGCCGGCCACGCGCGACCTGTACGGCAACACGCCGTTCGGTCAGGGGGCGCTCGCCGCCCGGCGCCTCGTCGAAGCCGGCGTGCGGTTCTCGACTGTGAGTTTCGGTGGCTGGGACACCCACAGCCAGACGTTCAACGCCCACAAGACGCGCCTTGCCCCGACCACCGACACCGTGCTAGCGGCGCTCATCAAGGATTTGGACGACCGCGGGCTGCTGGACAGCACCGTTGTGATGTGTGCCGGGGAATTCGGGCGCACGCCGAAGGTCAACAAGAACAGCGGGCGCGACCACTGGGCACGGTCGATGGCGTGCGTGCTGGCCGGCGGCGGCTTCAAGCGCGGGTACGTTCACGGCAGCACCGACGCGAGCGGCATGGCCCCCGCAACGGAACCGGTCACGCCAGACGATGTGGCTGGGACGATCTTCCACACCCTCGGCATCGCGCCGAACACGGAACTCCAGACCCCGACCGGGCGCCCGGTGCAACTCTTCCGCGAGGGCAAGGTGGTCGAGAAGCTCTTGACGTAA
- a CDS encoding tetratricopeptide repeat protein: MMRSFGCLLLATTLLLVPQTASSAPREGAGAAIAPPPRAKAQAAGDSTPKMPLTGLAAAKPMFDACVYKYPVGTTNPQCQAFVDQGLGMYYSYVWMEAARAFETALQHDPECVYAWLMLSRSLEKWGKPGATPPVAPYVGLLGGLVYGKLPDRVGKNAIDYSLDTARRLMPKANPRERLLVQSRLQEKGMWPNVGPDERRKKAAQSLDELLMLHEDDEEGWFWRAQLASADGPNATAVFYKALLRVNPLHPGANHEFVHFYENVQRPALGWPYAENYIKSSPGIPHAHHMQAHLGTRIGKWGETTDWSAKAIELQVAYHKLQDVKPSEDHQFNHHMDILSRSLIHDGRFAEARAHRTLAESYKYTFRTDWLRMAMGQHDWDEAQKLVEQYRRSDKQSGAYFAALVALEKFDTEQAGREVDTLRQLSQSKKFDKQLERRLWEVQGRHLCQKGDSEAGLKLLKKIVDATKNEFGHHSWGNGAVYMESWGIGALEAGAAVDAEEAFQEALAHDAGSVRGALGLWALCDRLGRSEEAARYLKIAHRVWAKADSRDFAALQNDMARRAAKLARPNATAAGE; the protein is encoded by the coding sequence ATGATGCGCTCGTTCGGTTGCTTGCTGCTCGCCACCACGCTGCTCCTCGTACCGCAAACAGCCTCGTCTGCTCCGCGAGAAGGTGCGGGCGCCGCAATCGCTCCGCCCCCGCGTGCGAAAGCGCAGGCTGCGGGCGATTCCACCCCGAAGATGCCGCTGACCGGACTCGCGGCCGCGAAGCCGATGTTCGATGCGTGCGTCTACAAGTACCCCGTGGGCACCACGAACCCGCAGTGTCAGGCGTTCGTGGATCAGGGGTTGGGGATGTACTACTCCTACGTTTGGATGGAAGCGGCCCGCGCGTTTGAAACGGCACTCCAACACGACCCCGAGTGCGTTTATGCGTGGCTGATGCTGTCGCGCTCGCTGGAGAAGTGGGGCAAGCCCGGCGCCACCCCGCCCGTCGCCCCTTATGTGGGGCTGCTCGGCGGACTGGTGTACGGCAAGCTGCCGGACCGCGTGGGTAAGAACGCGATCGATTACTCGCTCGATACCGCCCGCCGGTTGATGCCGAAGGCCAACCCGCGCGAGCGCCTGCTGGTTCAGTCGCGGTTGCAGGAAAAGGGCATGTGGCCCAACGTCGGCCCGGACGAGCGCCGGAAGAAGGCCGCACAGTCTCTCGATGAACTGCTGATGCTTCACGAGGATGATGAAGAGGGTTGGTTCTGGCGCGCCCAACTCGCGAGCGCGGACGGCCCGAACGCGACCGCGGTGTTCTACAAGGCGCTCCTCCGCGTGAACCCGTTACACCCGGGTGCCAACCACGAGTTCGTCCACTTCTACGAGAACGTCCAGCGCCCGGCGCTCGGGTGGCCCTACGCCGAGAACTACATCAAATCGTCGCCCGGCATCCCGCACGCGCACCACATGCAGGCGCACCTCGGCACGCGGATCGGGAAGTGGGGCGAAACGACGGACTGGTCCGCGAAGGCGATCGAACTCCAGGTCGCGTACCACAAGCTCCAGGACGTGAAGCCCAGCGAGGACCACCAGTTCAACCACCACATGGACATCCTCTCGCGGAGCCTCATCCACGACGGCCGCTTCGCCGAAGCCCGGGCGCACCGCACCCTGGCAGAGAGCTACAAGTACACGTTCCGCACCGACTGGTTGCGCATGGCGATGGGCCAGCACGACTGGGACGAGGCGCAGAAACTGGTGGAGCAGTACCGGCGCTCGGACAAGCAGTCGGGTGCGTACTTCGCCGCACTCGTTGCGCTCGAAAAGTTCGACACCGAACAGGCCGGGCGTGAGGTCGATACGCTGCGCCAGCTCTCGCAGTCCAAGAAGTTTGACAAACAGCTCGAGCGCCGGTTGTGGGAGGTCCAGGGGCGACACTTGTGTCAGAAGGGCGACAGCGAGGCGGGGCTGAAGCTGCTGAAAAAGATCGTGGACGCGACGAAGAACGAGTTCGGGCACCACTCCTGGGGGAACGGCGCGGTGTACATGGAATCGTGGGGCATCGGCGCACTAGAAGCTGGCGCTGCGGTGGACGCGGAAGAGGCGTTCCAGGAAGCGCTCGCGCACGACGCCGGTAGCGTCCGCGGCGCGTTGGGATTGTGGGCGCTGTGCGACCGGTTGGGGCGCAGCGAGGAAGCCGCCCGGTATTTGAAGATCGCGCACCGCGTGTGGGCGAAGGCCGATTCGCGGGACTTCGCCGCGCTCCAGAACGACATGGCCCGCCGCGCCGCGAAGCTCGCCCGCCCCAACGCGACCGCGGCCGGCGAGTGA
- a CDS encoding DUF1549 and DUF1553 domain-containing protein translates to MFSRRFVYALAACLVATGVSRADVDLPTGGKVKNVDFERHIMGLVSKTGCNAGSCHGSFQGKNGFRLSLFGYEPSADFANLTRDNLGRRVNVVRPDESLLLLKATGQTQHDGGMRFSKDSWTYNVFREWIRAGAKWERGSGEIQELTVSPSDFALLTNAKPKQLTVTAIFTDGSREDITPFCDFKITDDAIATVSPFGLLTPRQPGDAGLTVLYRGSVKAIRVLVPSPARNAAYPSVPEMNFVDTEVFAKLKMMNVVPSDLASDETFLRRLYIDALAQLPAPDVVRAFVADEDPQKRAKMIDKVLADPLHAAVWATKLSDITGNNTQALENPQPTQPKRSQMWHDWLRKRVAENAPYDQIVRDVLTATSRDGQTPEEWIEFVKKIDEQSAKGFKTDYPDKKTLDLFWRRQQAVPAEQWGEKVAAAFLGVRLECAQCHKHPTDRWTQDEYWAFANVFAQVTFQNNQFSNPAVKKVVDAENAARRDSAPKGNNNNQILLVREMFGGGPGRAKPNPATNKPPAPKVLGGSVLSVKPGEDARVKLADWLTAPENPFFAKSFVNRVWAHYFGVGLVNPVDDFSLANPPTNARLLDALAKDFIESKFDIRKLERTVLMSRTYQLSYATNESNKFDKNNFSHAFIRPLMAEQVVDVLNAAMGVEEKFTGQEEAPLGTKMVELGSSRLNGNVAYALRIFGRPPRTTACDCERAMEPALPQTLFRMTDTAVLAKFTAGDGRVMALAKGKLTNEELAEELFLATLSRLPKATEKADAVQHLKDAKNRTAGVTDLMWALVNTREFILNH, encoded by the coding sequence ATGTTCTCTCGCCGCTTCGTCTACGCCCTCGCCGCTTGCCTCGTTGCCACCGGCGTGAGCCGCGCCGATGTCGATCTGCCCACCGGGGGCAAAGTCAAAAACGTGGACTTCGAGCGGCACATCATGGGCCTCGTCTCGAAGACGGGCTGCAACGCGGGGAGCTGCCACGGCTCGTTCCAGGGCAAGAACGGGTTCCGGCTCTCGCTGTTCGGCTACGAACCCTCGGCGGACTTCGCGAACCTCACGCGCGACAATCTCGGGCGCCGCGTGAACGTGGTGCGCCCGGACGAGAGCCTGCTGTTGCTGAAAGCGACCGGCCAAACGCAACACGACGGCGGCATGCGTTTCAGCAAAGATAGCTGGACGTACAACGTGTTCCGCGAGTGGATTCGTGCCGGGGCCAAGTGGGAGCGCGGGAGCGGAGAGATCCAGGAACTCACCGTTTCGCCGAGCGACTTCGCGCTCCTCACCAACGCGAAGCCCAAACAACTGACGGTCACTGCGATCTTCACCGACGGCTCGCGGGAAGACATCACGCCGTTCTGCGACTTCAAAATCACCGACGACGCGATCGCCACCGTTTCGCCCTTCGGGTTGCTCACGCCCCGACAACCGGGCGACGCGGGCCTCACGGTGCTTTACCGCGGCAGCGTGAAAGCAATCCGTGTGCTCGTGCCGTCACCGGCGCGCAACGCGGCGTATCCCAGCGTGCCCGAAATGAACTTCGTCGACACGGAAGTGTTCGCCAAACTCAAGATGATGAATGTGGTCCCGTCGGACCTCGCTTCGGACGAAACGTTCCTCCGCCGGCTCTACATCGACGCCCTCGCGCAGCTCCCGGCCCCAGACGTGGTCCGAGCCTTCGTCGCGGACGAAGACCCGCAGAAGCGCGCGAAGATGATCGACAAGGTACTCGCCGACCCGCTCCACGCGGCGGTGTGGGCAACGAAGCTCTCGGACATTACAGGCAACAACACCCAGGCGCTCGAAAACCCGCAGCCGACCCAGCCGAAGCGCTCGCAGATGTGGCACGACTGGCTCCGCAAGCGCGTCGCCGAGAACGCGCCCTACGACCAGATCGTGCGCGACGTCCTCACGGCCACCAGCCGGGACGGACAGACCCCGGAAGAGTGGATCGAGTTCGTCAAGAAGATCGACGAACAGTCCGCGAAGGGCTTCAAAACCGACTACCCCGACAAGAAGACGCTCGACCTGTTCTGGCGCCGACAGCAAGCCGTCCCCGCAGAGCAATGGGGTGAGAAAGTGGCTGCCGCGTTCCTCGGCGTGCGACTCGAATGTGCCCAGTGCCACAAGCACCCCACCGACCGCTGGACGCAGGACGAATATTGGGCGTTCGCCAACGTGTTCGCACAGGTCACGTTCCAGAACAACCAGTTCAGCAACCCCGCCGTGAAGAAAGTGGTCGATGCGGAGAACGCGGCCCGGCGCGACTCGGCCCCGAAGGGGAACAACAACAATCAGATCCTTCTCGTCCGCGAGATGTTCGGCGGGGGTCCCGGGCGCGCGAAACCGAACCCCGCGACCAACAAGCCTCCGGCCCCCAAGGTTCTCGGCGGGTCGGTTCTCAGCGTGAAACCGGGCGAGGACGCCCGCGTGAAGCTCGCCGACTGGCTCACGGCGCCCGAGAACCCGTTCTTCGCGAAGAGCTTCGTGAACCGCGTGTGGGCGCACTACTTCGGCGTCGGGCTCGTGAACCCCGTGGACGACTTCTCGCTCGCGAACCCGCCCACCAACGCGCGGCTCCTCGACGCGCTCGCCAAAGACTTCATCGAGAGCAAGTTCGACATCCGCAAGCTGGAACGCACGGTCCTGATGAGCCGGACGTACCAACTGAGCTACGCCACCAACGAGAGCAACAAGTTCGACAAGAACAACTTCTCGCACGCCTTCATCCGCCCGCTCATGGCCGAGCAAGTGGTGGACGTGCTCAACGCCGCGATGGGTGTGGAAGAGAAATTCACAGGTCAGGAAGAAGCCCCGCTCGGCACGAAGATGGTCGAACTCGGTTCGAGCCGGCTGAACGGGAACGTGGCTTACGCGCTGCGGATCTTCGGGCGCCCGCCTCGCACCACAGCCTGCGACTGCGAGCGCGCAATGGAACCTGCTTTGCCCCAAACTCTGTTCCGCATGACGGACACAGCAGTGCTCGCGAAATTCACCGCCGGTGACGGCCGCGTGATGGCACTCGCCAAGGGCAAGCTCACGAACGAAGAGTTAGCCGAAGAACTGTTCCTCGCGACGCTCTCGCGCCTTCCCAAAGCGACCGAGAAGGCCGACGCGGTTCAACACCTGAAGGACGCCAAGAACCGCACGGCGGGCGTCACGGACCTCATGTGGGCGCTCGTGAACACACGCGAGTTCATTCTGAATCACTGA
- a CDS encoding pirin family protein, whose product MLTIRKGTDRGVTKYGGWLDSRHTFSFGEYQDNKHHQFRTLRVINDDRVAPGGGFPTHPHRDMEILTCVLSGALEHADSMGNGEVIRAGEWQAMTAGTGITHSEFNPSDEAPVHLLQIWLFPDKRGHKPGYQQKVFTDADKGGKWALVASPTGENGSLVIHQDARVYQTKLATGDSVRHELKFGRAAFVHVATGGATVNGTKLVAGDAVAVEDERELTVSGDGEVLLFDLA is encoded by the coding sequence ATGCTCACCATTCGCAAGGGTACCGACCGCGGCGTGACGAAGTACGGCGGCTGGCTCGACAGCCGGCACACCTTCTCGTTCGGTGAATACCAGGACAACAAGCACCACCAGTTCCGCACGCTGCGGGTCATCAACGATGACCGCGTCGCGCCGGGCGGCGGGTTCCCCACGCACCCGCACCGGGACATGGAGATCCTCACCTGCGTGCTCTCCGGCGCGCTGGAGCACGCCGACAGCATGGGCAACGGCGAGGTGATCCGCGCCGGCGAGTGGCAAGCGATGACGGCCGGTACGGGCATCACGCACAGCGAGTTCAACCCGTCCGACGAGGCGCCGGTTCACCTACTGCAAATCTGGCTGTTCCCGGACAAGCGCGGGCACAAGCCGGGCTACCAGCAGAAGGTGTTCACCGACGCGGACAAGGGCGGGAAGTGGGCGCTGGTCGCCTCCCCCACCGGGGAGAACGGGTCGCTCGTCATCCACCAGGACGCGCGGGTGTACCAGACGAAGCTCGCGACGGGTGACAGCGTCCGCCACGAACTGAAGTTCGGCCGCGCCGCGTTCGTACACGTGGCCACCGGCGGGGCGACCGTCAACGGCACGAAGCTCGTAGCCGGCGACGCGGTCGCGGTGGAAGACGAAAGGGAACTGACCGTGAGCGGCGACGGCGAAGTGCTGCTGTTTGACTTGGCGTAG
- a CDS encoding methyl-accepting chemotaxis protein → MLDKLIVLCSHVRIGPRLGIVFVLLLGICGAIGYQGIHALYESNKAVENANAELLPSLRNLAMVRNGIVTVQRTERSLILATLSKDEETRAQAPAAQAAAWAATRDGVKGYEALSMNERERAIWTQFKPALEEYQRANEGIMGALASGDAARAEKLCVSSRAVASRVTGLIGQLIDLQEETGKAEATASREKYAAARTALMSYVAGALVLSAVLGTLLTLSIVRPLNTTRAVLENVAKGDLTKRAEVDSRDEVGQMAAALNVSIAALRLAHEKDADFASQMAAVNKVQAVIEFKMDGTIVHANENFLRTVGYSLSEIQGRHHSMFVEPAYASSPEYREFWSRLNRGEYVADEFKRFGRGGKEVWIQASYNPIFDTSGKPYKVVKYATDITAAKNLEFQVKASAEQERAHAAELQRKVVAITTSVSALAVGDFTQQIPDLGTDEVGHMASALNRAVVSVRTALEGVREVSEQLADASTQLSATSEEISTGAEEQASSLEETASALEEITATVGQNSDSAQQARQLASSSRDVAEKGGQVVGNAVEAMSEINQSSKKIADIITTIDEIAFQTNLLALNAAVEAARAGEQGRGFAVVASEVRNLAQRSATSAKEIKALIEDSVKKVDAGTELVNQSGTTLGEIVTSVKRVTDIITEIAAAGKEQSVGIEQVNKAVAQMDAVTQKNASQTEEMSATAQSLTDQAAQLRDLVARFKLSEEGRTASRPAARSRRPATKPRPAVAKALKSGHSNGHGRKHELDQLGGDGGFTEF, encoded by the coding sequence ATGCTCGACAAGCTCATCGTGCTCTGCTCCCACGTGCGAATCGGTCCCCGGCTCGGGATCGTGTTTGTGCTGCTTCTGGGCATCTGCGGTGCTATCGGGTACCAAGGGATACACGCCCTTTATGAGAGCAACAAGGCCGTTGAGAATGCAAATGCGGAGCTGCTCCCGTCGCTCCGTAATCTCGCGATGGTGCGGAACGGCATCGTTACCGTTCAGCGAACCGAACGCAGCCTGATTCTCGCAACGCTGAGCAAGGACGAGGAGACGCGCGCCCAAGCGCCGGCGGCTCAGGCGGCCGCCTGGGCCGCGACCCGAGACGGCGTGAAGGGGTACGAGGCGCTCTCGATGAACGAGCGCGAGCGCGCGATCTGGACCCAGTTCAAACCCGCGCTCGAGGAGTACCAGCGCGCCAACGAGGGCATCATGGGCGCCCTGGCGTCCGGTGACGCGGCGCGGGCCGAGAAACTGTGCGTGTCTTCTCGAGCGGTTGCGTCCCGCGTGACGGGCCTGATCGGTCAGCTCATCGACCTCCAAGAAGAGACGGGGAAGGCCGAAGCGACAGCGTCCCGAGAGAAGTACGCGGCCGCGCGCACGGCCCTCATGTCCTACGTGGCCGGCGCACTCGTGCTCTCGGCGGTCCTGGGAACCCTTCTCACGCTCTCGATCGTGCGCCCGCTCAACACGACGCGGGCCGTACTCGAAAATGTGGCCAAGGGAGATCTGACCAAACGGGCCGAGGTCGATTCCCGGGACGAAGTCGGGCAAATGGCCGCGGCCCTGAACGTGTCCATCGCGGCGCTCCGACTGGCGCACGAGAAGGACGCGGATTTCGCCAGCCAGATGGCGGCCGTGAACAAGGTCCAGGCGGTGATCGAGTTCAAGATGGACGGGACCATCGTCCACGCCAACGAGAACTTCCTCCGAACGGTGGGGTACAGCCTGTCCGAGATCCAGGGCCGGCACCACAGCATGTTCGTCGAGCCCGCGTATGCTTCCAGCCCCGAGTACCGCGAGTTCTGGAGCCGCCTGAACCGTGGCGAGTACGTCGCGGACGAGTTCAAGCGGTTCGGTCGAGGGGGCAAGGAGGTGTGGATCCAGGCCTCGTACAACCCGATCTTCGACACCAGCGGCAAGCCCTACAAGGTCGTCAAATACGCCACCGACATCACCGCCGCCAAGAACCTCGAGTTCCAGGTTAAGGCGAGCGCCGAACAGGAGCGGGCGCACGCGGCCGAACTCCAGCGCAAGGTCGTGGCGATCACGACATCTGTGAGCGCGCTCGCGGTCGGCGACTTCACGCAACAGATCCCAGACCTGGGCACTGACGAGGTGGGGCACATGGCCTCGGCACTAAACCGGGCCGTGGTATCCGTGCGGACGGCCCTCGAAGGGGTGCGCGAGGTGTCCGAGCAACTCGCGGATGCCTCAACGCAACTGTCCGCGACCAGCGAGGAGATTTCCACCGGCGCGGAGGAGCAGGCGAGCAGCCTGGAAGAAACCGCCAGCGCCCTCGAAGAAATCACCGCTACGGTGGGCCAGAACTCCGACAGCGCGCAACAGGCCCGACAGCTCGCTAGCAGCTCCCGGGATGTCGCCGAGAAGGGGGGCCAGGTCGTGGGCAACGCGGTCGAGGCCATGAGCGAGATCAACCAGTCCTCGAAGAAGATCGCGGACATCATTACCACCATCGACGAGATCGCGTTCCAGACCAACCTGCTCGCGCTCAACGCCGCCGTCGAAGCGGCCCGAGCCGGGGAGCAGGGGCGCGGGTTCGCCGTGGTCGCGTCCGAGGTTCGGAACCTCGCACAGCGCTCCGCCACATCCGCCAAGGAAATCAAGGCCCTGATCGAGGACTCGGTGAAGAAAGTGGACGCGGGCACCGAACTGGTGAACCAGTCCGGCACGACCCTGGGTGAGATCGTGACCAGCGTGAAGCGCGTGACGGACATCATCACCGAGATCGCCGCCGCGGGCAAGGAGCAGTCCGTGGGCATCGAGCAGGTCAACAAGGCGGTCGCACAGATGGACGCCGTGACCCAGAAGAACGCCTCCCAGACCGAGGAGATGTCCGCTACGGCTCAGTCCCTCACGGATCAGGCGGCCCAACTCCGCGACCTCGTCGCGCGGTTCAAGCTCAGTGAAGAAGGGCGCACCGCCTCGCGCCCAGCCGCCCGGAGCAGGCGCCCGGCAACGAAACCCCGGCCCGCGGTGGCCAAGGCCCTGAAAAGCGGTCACAGCAACGGCCACGGGCGCAAGCATGAACTCGACCAGCTCGGCGGTGACGGCGGATTCACCGAGTTCTAA
- a CDS encoding penicillin acylase family protein, translating to MSFSRLLLRLALGRRLPTTSGELRVRGVSAPVTIRRDKWGVPHIDASTNADAHFALGFCQGQDRAGQLEVMLRLVRGTMAEWGGAVALPADRMSRHIGFRRAAEAQLAALGSDTRSAFESFAAGVSAGTTTGLPQKPHEFAIVGGAPSSWDAADVLGLLKLQSFLLPSNWDVELARLRILLTDGPEALRVLDPAAFSGREGMSGGAGEGAPGPHAGTHPPHRPFASATILDTLAADLSVLQAYLPRGGGSNNWVISGTRTESGKPLLASDPHLAPTCPAPWYLAHVRTPEWEATGAALAGAPGFAIGHNGFAAWGVTAGLTDNSDLFLETLGPDGRSVRQANGNFVACDVVKEVIRVKGAADVVEDVLVTPRGPVLTPILPNVKLAISLSAIWLEPRPLVGFLHAPRARSFDEFRRWFTEWPVLPLNLLYADAEGTIGWQLVGEVPARRGGASLLPRPADVSNAEWTGTVPFDDMPFRVNPECGYLATANDPPTTEPTPLSPLPEGKGAGGVGSSLHQLGHDFIDPYRARRIRELLAARDTGWTLAECAAIQLDVKSLPWVEVKEAVLALAPTDEYARDGLALLREWDGQVDTESSAAAVFELFVAEMCVRVAKAKAPNSWDVALGEGALGILPYNLFSDRRVSHLTRLLREQPSGWFASWAKEMETVLAGVVRQLRREAGPSAKFWAWGHLRRLLLEHPLFGKHRWLGPAFNRGPFPWGGDGNTVSQAGARPAEPTAFTHNMANLRTAFDLADLPKSTFVLCGGQSGNPLSPHHADQLPLWLQGESFTLAWEQADVIRAAVDTLRLLPQ from the coding sequence ATGAGCTTTTCCCGCCTCTTACTCCGCCTCGCGCTCGGGCGCCGACTGCCCACCACCTCCGGCGAACTCCGGGTCCGCGGAGTTTCCGCCCCCGTCACGATCCGGCGCGACAAATGGGGCGTTCCGCACATTGATGCGAGTACCAACGCGGACGCGCATTTCGCGCTCGGGTTCTGCCAGGGCCAGGACCGCGCCGGGCAACTCGAAGTGATGCTGCGTCTCGTGCGCGGAACGATGGCCGAATGGGGCGGTGCGGTCGCACTCCCCGCGGACCGCATGAGCCGGCACATCGGGTTCCGCCGCGCCGCCGAAGCGCAACTCGCCGCACTCGGCTCCGACACGCGATCGGCATTCGAGTCATTCGCCGCGGGGGTGAGCGCGGGCACCACAACGGGCCTGCCACAGAAGCCGCACGAGTTCGCCATTGTCGGCGGCGCGCCGAGTTCGTGGGACGCGGCCGACGTGCTCGGCCTCCTCAAACTGCAATCGTTCCTGCTCCCATCGAACTGGGACGTCGAACTCGCGCGCCTGCGCATCCTGCTCACCGACGGCCCAGAAGCCCTGCGTGTACTCGACCCGGCCGCCTTCTCCGGAAGAGAAGGGATGAGCGGGGGAGCGGGTGAAGGAGCACCTGGTCCCCACGCGGGTACCCATCCCCCACACCGCCCTTTCGCTTCCGCAACGATTCTCGACACGCTCGCGGCCGATCTCAGCGTTCTCCAGGCGTATTTGCCGCGCGGAGGTGGGTCGAACAACTGGGTCATTTCGGGAACGCGAACGGAGTCCGGCAAACCGCTGCTCGCGAGTGACCCGCACCTCGCGCCGACGTGCCCCGCGCCGTGGTACCTCGCGCACGTTCGCACACCGGAGTGGGAAGCCACGGGCGCCGCGCTCGCCGGCGCGCCCGGGTTCGCGATCGGTCACAACGGGTTCGCGGCGTGGGGCGTGACCGCGGGCCTCACCGACAACAGCGACCTCTTCCTCGAAACGCTCGGTCCCGACGGGCGCTCCGTGCGCCAGGCCAACGGTAACTTTGTCGCGTGCGACGTGGTGAAAGAGGTCATCCGCGTGAAGGGCGCGGCGGACGTTGTGGAAGACGTGCTCGTCACCCCGCGCGGGCCGGTTCTTACGCCGATCCTACCGAACGTAAAGCTGGCGATCTCACTGTCGGCGATCTGGCTCGAACCGCGACCGCTCGTCGGCTTCCTGCACGCGCCGCGTGCCCGCTCGTTCGACGAATTCCGCCGGTGGTTCACCGAGTGGCCGGTGCTCCCGCTGAACCTGCTCTACGCGGACGCCGAAGGCACCATCGGCTGGCAGCTCGTGGGCGAAGTCCCCGCGCGCCGCGGGGGAGCCAGCTTGCTCCCGCGCCCCGCGGACGTCTCCAACGCAGAATGGACCGGCACCGTTCCGTTCGACGACATGCCGTTCCGGGTGAACCCGGAGTGCGGGTATCTGGCCACCGCCAACGACCCACCGACAACAGAACCTACCCCCCTATCCCCCCTCCCTGAAGGGAAGGGGGCTGGGGGGGTAGGTTCTTCCCTCCACCAACTCGGGCACGACTTCATCGATCCGTACCGCGCCCGGCGCATCCGAGAGTTGCTCGCCGCACGCGACACCGGCTGGACGCTCGCCGAGTGCGCCGCGATCCAGTTGGACGTGAAGTCGCTCCCGTGGGTCGAAGTGAAGGAAGCGGTCTTGGCTCTCGCGCCGACCGACGAGTACGCCCGCGACGGACTGGCTCTCCTGCGTGAGTGGGACGGGCAAGTCGATACCGAATCGTCTGCGGCGGCGGTGTTCGAGCTATTCGTCGCGGAGATGTGCGTTCGCGTGGCAAAAGCGAAGGCCCCGAACAGTTGGGACGTCGCACTCGGCGAAGGCGCGCTCGGAATCCTGCCGTACAACCTGTTCTCCGATCGGCGCGTTTCGCACCTTACGAGGCTCCTGCGAGAACAACCTTCGGGTTGGTTCGCGTCGTGGGCCAAGGAAATGGAAACGGTGCTCGCGGGCGTCGTGCGCCAGTTACGCCGCGAAGCGGGGCCGAGCGCGAAGTTCTGGGCGTGGGGGCACCTCCGGCGCCTCCTGTTGGAGCACCCGCTTTTCGGCAAGCACCGGTGGCTCGGACCGGCATTTAATCGCGGACCGTTCCCGTGGGGTGGCGACGGTAACACGGTGAGTCAGGCCGGGGCGCGACCGGCCGAACCGACCGCGTTCACGCACAACATGGCGAACCTGCGAACCGCGTTCGATCTCGCCGACTTGCCGAAGAGTACCTTCGTGCTGTGCGGCGGGCAGTCGGGCAACCCGCTCTCGCCGCACCACGCGGACCAGCTCCCGCTGTGGCTCCAGGGAGAATCGTTCACGCTGGCCTGGGAACAGGCCGACGTGATCCGCGCCGCGGTCGATACATTGCGCCTGCTTCCGCAGTAA